Proteins from a single region of Apium graveolens cultivar Ventura chromosome 7, ASM990537v1, whole genome shotgun sequence:
- the LOC141674631 gene encoding protein argonaute 4-like — protein sequence MSTHLKLKLSKLVDEIYEKLKEKESGVSVALVALFYEDGHPVDGKGTGRRVLDRVHQTYKMELEGRDFAYDGEKSLFIVVALPGNKLDFTVVLENISSNRSTGNSSSLADESPNENDRKRLKRPYQSKTYKVEISYAGKILVQAIAQALRGPRTLRRP from the exons ATGAGTACCCATCTCAAATTGAAGCTTTCGAAGCTTGTGGATGAGATTTACGAGAAATTGAAGGAGAAAGAGAGTGGTGTTAGTGTTGCTTTG GTTGCTCTTTTTTATGAAGATGGTCATCCAGTTGATGGTAAAGGTACTGGAAGACGAGTGCTTGACCGTGTTCATCAAACTTATAAGATGGAGTTGGAAGGGAGAGACTTTGCTTATGATGGTGAAAAGAGTTTGTTTATTGTTGTAGCTCTTCCAGGAAACAAGCTAGACTTTACTGTTGTACTTGAGAATATCTCATCTAATAG GAGCACTGGAAATAGCAGTTCACTTGCTGATGAAAGTCCTAATGAGAATGATCGGAAGAGGCTGAAACGGCCTTACCAGTCCAAGACTTACAAGGTGGAAATTTCCTATGCTGGAAAGATTCTTGTGCAGGCCATTGCACAAGCTTTACGTGGTCCGAGAACTCTCAGAAGGCCTTAA